CCCGCATTTACGGGGAGGTGAAAACCCCATACAAATACGGCATCGTTCTCAAGGGCGCGGACGGTACGAAAATCGACTGCCCGAGCGTGTTCCGGCACTCGGGGAAATGGTATATGATGTATATCGTGTTCAACAGCACGGGGTATGAAACCATGCTCGCGGAAAGCGACGATCTCCTTTCGTGGAGAGTTCTCGGAACAATTCTGAGCCAGGGCAGCGGCGGATGGGACGATATGCAGGCTGCCGGATATGTCGCCCTCCAGGACTACACATGGGGAGGATCGTACGAATTGACACGATACGATGGTAAATTCTGGCTCTCCTATCTTGGCGGTGCGTTGAAGGGGTATGAAACCGACCCGCTCGCAATCGGTCTGGCGTGGACACGGAAACCGGCCGAGGCGGCAGCATGGCACCGTCTGGCCGAAAATCCCGTTCTGCACCCCGGCCAGAGCGGCACCCGCTGGTGGGAAACCATCACGCTCTATAAAAGCACCGTTATCAGGGACAGCGGAAAAACGCTCGGTTCTCCCTTCGTGATGTACTACAACGGCAAGGCGCGTGATGCGGAGCGTATCGGCATGGCAGTCTCCGATGACATGGTTCACTGGAGACGGTACGGCGCCGAGCCGGTCATCGACAATGGCGCAGGGATTTCGGGCGATCCGCAGATCACCCGTATCGGGGATGTCTGGGTCATGTTCTATTTCGGCGCTTTCTGGCGGCCAAAGGCATTCGACACGTTTGCCTGCTCGAACGACCTTGTGCACTGGACAAAATGGACCGGTCCGGACCTCGTAGCGCCAACAGAACAATGGGACGAACAGTATGCCCATAAACCATGGGTTATCAAACATGATGGCGTTGTGTATCACTTTTACTGCGCGGTCGGCACCGAGGGAAGGGTTATCGCGCTCGCAACATCGAAAGATATGGGTAAAAGCCCGCTGACACCATGATATCCGGGCCAATCAAAACGGTTTGCAATCAAGAAATAATCGGGAAATACACCACGACTGGTATATACAACCATGGATGAATTGAAATCCCTCAACCGTCGTCTCCTCATCATCATCCCCCGGTCAATTGCCGTCAAGGTTGCCGCATTGATAACCCTCGGCAGCGGACTGGTCAATCTTAATTCGGTCATCGGCCCGGGGCTGCCCGAACGTATGGCGCTCCTCCGGAATGTTTTTCCTCTCGAATTCCTCAATCTCTCACGGTTTCTTACCGTTCTCATAGGTTTTGCTCTCGTTATTTCCTCCATCAACATCTATAATCGCAAAAAACGGGCATTCAAAGGTGTTCTGACACTGGCGATTTTATCGATAGTGTTTCATATGTCAAAATCCCTCGATTATGAAGAGGCGCTTTTTTCGCTCTTTCTGGCCGTGATGCTGTTCCTTTCGAGAAAAGAATTTACCGTAAAAAGCAGCACTCCCGATATCCAGACCGGAGTTATCCGTGTAAGCATTTCCCTGCTGATTGCGCTGGCTTATGGAATTACCGGTTTCTGGTTTCTCGACCGTTCACAGTTCGGAATCAATTTCACCATATCCAATTCCATTCGCGAAACGCTCCTGTTCTTTTCACTCCAGGGTGACCCGGGTATAGTCCCGCACACACATCATGCACAGTGGTTTCTCGATTCGCTGTACCTGGTTACCGTCACAGCCCTGGTATATTCACTGTTCACACTGTTCAGGCCGGTAATTTATATTTTCAGGATACTCCCGGGAGAACGCGAGCTCGCACGGCAAATTGTGACGAATCACGGGCGTTCATCGCTCGATTATTATAAATTCTGGCCGGATAAATCGTTCTTTTTTTCTCAGACGCAGCAAACCTTCATCGCATACCGCGTCGGAGGGAACTATGCGCTTGCTTTAGGTGACCCGGTCGGCCCGGAAGATGAAATAGAGGGGATTATCCGCGATTTCGCCGAATTCTGTCAGGAAAACGGCTGGGGTATCGGATTTCACCAGACGATTCCCGATTTCCTGCCTGTCTACAACCGCCTTGGATTCAGAAATCTGAAAATCGGAGATGATGCAATCATTGACCTCAATCAGTTCACTCTCGAAGGCCGTGAAAAAAAGAAAATCAGGCAGAAACTCAATCAACTGGAAGAAAGCGGAATTCATACTGTCCACTATGATCCTCCCATTCCTAAAATTATTCTCGCAGAATTGAAAGATATTTCTGACGATTGGCTGAAAATCCCGGGGCGCCGCGAACGGGGTTTTACACTCGGTAAATTCGAACAATATTATGTCCAGTCTACTCCGGTTTTTGCGGCAGCTGACAGGGACGGGAAACTGCTGGGATACATAAATATCATCCCGTCGTACCGAAAGGGTGAGGTGACAGCCGATCTCATGAGGCACCGGATAGATGCCCCCAATGGAATCATGGATTTTATCTTCGTCAGCTATTTCGGCTATCTCAGGGAAAAGGGAGCCGAACGGTTCAATCTCGGTATGGCCCCGATGTCCGGTTTTCAGGAAAATGAGGATGCATCCCTTGAGGAGCGCTCCATTCACTTCTTTTTCCAGAACCTGAATTTCCTTTTCAGCTTCCGGGGCTTGAAACAATACAAAGCGAAATACGCCACTTCATGGGAACCCCGGTATCTGATTTATAAAAATACGCTCGACCTGCCGCGGCTCGCTCTTGCCATAGGGAAAGTATCGGAATTGAAAGAAACGTAAATTTACAGGTCCGAAATGGATAGAGAAACCATCCCTGCAGACGAAACATCATTACCGTTGAAAAAAACAGCCGCAGATAAAACCAAACAGCTCTTAGGATATCTTTTTGCTGCTGTATGCCTCATATGGGTTTTCCACGATATCGACTATAAAGC
This window of the bacterium genome carries:
- a CDS encoding phosphatidylglycerol lysyltransferase domain-containing protein, with the translated sequence MDELKSLNRRLLIIIPRSIAVKVAALITLGSGLVNLNSVIGPGLPERMALLRNVFPLEFLNLSRFLTVLIGFALVISSINIYNRKKRAFKGVLTLAILSIVFHMSKSLDYEEALFSLFLAVMLFLSRKEFTVKSSTPDIQTGVIRVSISLLIALAYGITGFWFLDRSQFGINFTISNSIRETLLFFSLQGDPGIVPHTHHAQWFLDSLYLVTVTALVYSLFTLFRPVIYIFRILPGERELARQIVTNHGRSSLDYYKFWPDKSFFFSQTQQTFIAYRVGGNYALALGDPVGPEDEIEGIIRDFAEFCQENGWGIGFHQTIPDFLPVYNRLGFRNLKIGDDAIIDLNQFTLEGREKKKIRQKLNQLEESGIHTVHYDPPIPKIILAELKDISDDWLKIPGRRERGFTLGKFEQYYVQSTPVFAAADRDGKLLGYINIIPSYRKGEVTADLMRHRIDAPNGIMDFIFVSYFGYLREKGAERFNLGMAPMSGFQENEDASLEERSIHFFFQNLNFLFSFRGLKQYKAKYATSWEPRYLIYKNTLDLPRLALAIGKVSELKET
- a CDS encoding glycosylase; translated protein: MTVRGWIRIFFTLLFLGVLFIPEAMGETRESSVKIVPPETMARIYGEVKTPYKYGIVLKGADGTKIDCPSVFRHSGKWYMMYIVFNSTGYETMLAESDDLLSWRVLGTILSQGSGGWDDMQAAGYVALQDYTWGGSYELTRYDGKFWLSYLGGALKGYETDPLAIGLAWTRKPAEAAAWHRLAENPVLHPGQSGTRWWETITLYKSTVIRDSGKTLGSPFVMYYNGKARDAERIGMAVSDDMVHWRRYGAEPVIDNGAGISGDPQITRIGDVWVMFYFGAFWRPKAFDTFACSNDLVHWTKWTGPDLVAPTEQWDEQYAHKPWVIKHDGVVYHFYCAVGTEGRVIALATSKDMGKSPLTP